GAATCGTCTTCATCTGCAGTAATAAGTGGTTTATTTATGATCATTGATACAGGCTGTGCCATTCTCGGCATTTTGTCGCCAGTAAGTTCTCCAACTGTCATTTTGGTTTTTGGTTTGAAGACTTTTTTAACTATATCGTCTTCAGTAACCATTCCAATTGGTTTTCCATCTGCATCGAGCACTACTAATCTTCCGATATTGTATTTCATCATCAAACTTCGTGCTTTACCGATACTTTCATCGATATCAATTGTGACGGGGCTTTTCGTCATTATTTTATCGATTTTAACGTCTTTCAAAAGCTCTGACTGTGATGCACACCTCATGACGTCATAATCAGTAATAATTCCAATTAATTCGTCATTTTCATTGATAACTGGAGCTACTCTTTGACCACTGTTTATCATTTCAAACGCGGCATCGATTACTTGCGTATTCATTCTTACGCAAAATGGTTTGAACATCAGATCTTCGACCTGTTGATGCACAGAGTTTCCAAGTAGCAAATCATGCATTGTCACGAGATAGATATCATCATCCTTCTCGATTATCAAATTATGGAACTTTCTATTTTCCATGATTCCAACAGCTTTAGATATTGGCGTATCTGGATTTACTGTGACAACGTCTTTTGTGGCTATGTCAATTGCTTGCTCTTTCAAGACCTTCACCCCTTTTCGAGTCCATGGTATAATTATGATTTTGAGATTTTATATTGTTTCCTATATGATTTCGAAAAGTAATGACAAATTCTCCGATTTAACGGGTTAAGAAGAATATTTGGATAATTATATAATATTAAATGTTTAAGTTAAAATTTATATTTTGAGGGGATAAATTCCATTTTTAAAGGTCAAACGTACCAAAATTAGTATCTTTCGAGTTCGTTTGCAATAACGTTTAAAATTTCGTTTGTAAGCATATTGACTTTTTCAGTTCTTTCTGAAACTTCAACTACTTTTTTTCTCAATCTTTCAGCATCGCACTGTTCGATATCTCTTGCTTTCAATGTTTTTCTTTTATCATTTGCAGCATTTTCTTCTGCAATTTTTGTAGTGGTTACGACCATTTCCTGTAAAATTTCAACCAATGCAGCAACTGATTCAGCTGATACATTCATTTCGGTATTTTCTTTCATAATTCTTTTAACGGTTCCTTTTGGTATCATAATAAGACCTCTTATATTATCTTTAGAATTATATGGGATTTAAATTATTTAAACCTTATATAAACAGTAAATCAAAAATGGGAAAATAACACAAAATTATATTTAAAAAAATGAAATTAGATTAATTTTTCATCGCCAAGTGGCACGATATTTTTCTGTTCGTATTCCATGTACTCAATCCACTGTTTTTTACATTCACAGTCAAGATCCAGTTTTTCAATTTTTTGAGTAATGGTAAATTCATTGAAAATATCTTTTATCTTGTCGTTACAGGTGCAATCAATAGCATTGTGGGCTCCTCTTTTTGAAGAAACGCCTGCAGTGTCGCACATTACAAGTGCATTAGGATTTTTAGACTTTACTTCATTTAAAATTTCTAAAATACTCCATAAAAATGGCGGCCTGTACTGATTTTTTTTCCAGAGTGTTTCAATTAACGTTCCTTTATGAATTGATGCAGGACAGAAAGAAATTCTGCTGCAACCCATTTCGATACATCTGTTTGCAGTATCTATTGCATCAGCGACTGCTTCTTTTTCAGAAATAAATGGCGGTTTTATCAAAATATATGCTTTTATTCCGACATCGTATTCTTTTGCAACAGAAAACGCGTTTTCAATTGCTTTTGTTGGGGCACCTTTATGGATTGCAACATTTCTTATTTTTTCATTTAAACTTTCGATTCCAACACCGATTTCAATATTGCAGGAAAGAATGTTTTTTATCGATTCCATGTTTTCAGGAGTTACAAATTCAGCTCTTGATTCAATTGCAACTTCTTTTGCACCCATTTCTTCGATTCTTTTGAAGATGTATTCTCTCGTTTCAAGCGGGATTTCAAAAGTATCCAAAAAACTGCCAGATGTGAAGAGTTTTATTGACATATTTTTATTGAGTTGATCTTTATATTTTTCAACTGCAGAATCGAACTGGTTTTTCAAGTTTTCCGAAGTAATTTCTGCAGGGGATGCATCCATTAGGTAGCTACACATCGTACAGCCGCCGCTTTCATACGCCCATTTACAGCCCTTTGTTCTTAAAATTATTGTAAAACTTTTTCCAAATGTTTTATCACGAAAGACATCGTCCTGAATCCATACTGCAATTGGATAATCAGGATTTCTTTCTTTTCGTTTTTTAAGATGTTTTTCACGAATATTTTTTAAATAATCAGTCATCGACATAATATCTCCTCAAAATAAGAAAATAAAGTAATAAAAAATTTAAAATAAAATAATTAAGTTTTAAATTAATTTTCAAGTTCATTTAATGAATAAACTCCAAGTTCTCCAGATTTAATTGCTTCAATAGCTTTAATTGCAGCATACGCCCCTTGTAATGTAGTCATACACGGAATGTTTAATTCTACTGCAGCCCTTCTGATATAATATCCGTCAGTTTTAGCTTTATCTCCCGAAGAAGTGTTTATTAATAAATCAACTTCTCCTTTCTGCATTAAATCAAGAACACTGTTTTGCATACTTTCTGAGATTTTTCTAACTTCCCTTACAGGAATGTCGAATAACCGAAGTTCTCTTGCAGTTCCTCTTGTAGCAACGATTTCAAAGCCTAAATTATGGTATTTTTTAGCGATTTTTGTAATGTTGTCTTTATCCCTGTTTCTTACGCTGATAAATACAGTTCCAGATGTTGGAAGTTCCATGTTTGCTGAAAGCTGGGATTTGTAAAACGCTTTTCCAAAGTCCTGGTCAATTCCAATTGCTTCACCGGTTGACTTCATTTCCGGGCTTAATACAGGATCTACTCCTGGAAGTTTTAAGAATGGAAATACTGCTTCTTTTACGCTTACATATTTTGCTTTTGCAAGTCCCGAGTATCCCATTTCCTTTAATTTTTTGCCCATTATTGCATTTGTTGCAATTTTTGCAAGTGGCACACCAACTGATTTACTTACATATGGGATGGTTCTTGAAGCTCTCGGGTTTGCTTCAATAATATACACAACACCGTCTTTTACGGCGTACTGAATGTTTAACAAACCAATTACTCCAAGTTCAAGAGCAAGTTTGGTTGTATGTTCCGCAATTTTTTCGATTACTTCTTTTGAAAGCGTTTGAGGTGGAATTACACAAGCGCTGTCTCCACTGTGAATTCCCGCTTCTTCAATGTGTTCCATGATTGCGCCAATAAATACGCTTTCTCCATCGCACACTGCATCAACATCTACTTCAACAGCTTCTTCTAAGAATTTATCAATTAATATCGGGTGATCGGATGAAACTTTAACTGCTTCTCTCATGTAGTCTTTTAAATCTTCTGTGTTGTAGACGATCTGCATTGCACGACCCCCTAACACGTATGAAGGTCTAACAAGTGCAGGGTATCCAATTTTTTCAACAACCTTAAGAGCCTGTTCTTCACTAACTGCAGTTGCACCATCTGCTTGAGGTATTTTTAATTTTTCAAGCACGTGTATGAACTGGTCCCTATCTTCTGCAAGGTCGATTGATTGAGGGGAAGTTCCTAAAATGTTTACTCCAGAATTGTAGAGTTTCATTGCAAGGTTAATCGCAGTCTGTCCACCAAACTGAACGATAACTCCAAGCAACTGTCCGTTTTTATTTTCATTTTCAATTATATTCATTATTTCTTCGTAGACTAATGGTTCGAAGTATAGTTTATCCGAAGTATCGTAGTCAGTACTTACGGTTTCAGGGTTGTTGTTTACAATAATTGCTTCGATTCCAAGTTCTTTTAATGCAAAAATTGCGTGAACTGTCGAGTAATCAAATTCAACACCTTGCCCGATTCTAATTGGTCCAGAACCTAATATTATTACCTTTTTCCTATCTGAAGAGATGCTTTCGTTCTGTTCTTCATCGAAGTATCTTTCGTATGCTGAGTAGTAATATGGCGTTTTTGCTTCAAATTCCGCTGCACAGGTGTCTACCATCTTGTAAACTGGAATTACTTCGAGTCTTTTTCTAAGGTCTCTTATTTCATTTTCAGTTTTTGAAAATATTTTTGAAACTTGAACATCTGAAAAGCCCAATGATTTTGCTTTTAAAAGGATTTCTTTTAATTTTTCGTCAGCTACAGGAAGTCTTGAAATTACTTCGAGTTCTTTTTTACAGTCGATAATTTTTTTGATTTTTTCAATGAAGAATGGATTTATTCCTGTTCTTTCACAAATTCCATCAACACTCCACCCTTTATCGAGTGCGTAAGCAATTACAAAGAGTCTTTCATCTGTCGCATGTTCTAAAATATCAACAATTTCAGAATTTGAGTATTCTTTGTCTTTTCCGTCTGCAATTATTCCAAATCTTCCAATATCTAAACTTCTAACTGCTTTTTGAAGGGCTTCTTCAAGATTCCTTCCAATCGCCATGATTTCCCCAGTGGACTTCATGGAAGTTCCAAGTTTTTTGCCAACAGTTCTGAATTTATCAAACGGCCATCTTGGAATTTTTACAACAACATAGTCGATCGTCGGTTCAAAACTTGCAGGTGTTTCTTTTGTAACATCATTTTGTATTTCATCGAGTGTTCTTCCAATTGCAATTTTTGCAGCGATTTTTGCAATAGGGTATCCTGTTGCTTTACTTGCAAGTGCAGAACTTCTTGAAACTCTAGGGTTTACTTCAATTACTACGTAATCCGTCATTTCAGGGTTTACTGCAAACTGAACGTTACAGCCACCTTCGATTTTCAAGTGTCTGATGATTTGTAACGAAGCGTCTCTTAATCTTTGGTGGAATTCATCGCTTAAGGTCTGTGAAGGCGCAGTTACGATACTTTCACCCGTGTGTATTCCCATTGGATCGATATTTTCCATGTTACATACCACAATACAGGTATCGTTTTTATCCCTCATTACTTCGTATTCGTATTCTTTCCAGCCTAAAAGACTCTGATCAATTAAAACTTGCTTGATCATTGAGTATTTCAATCCTTTTTTCGTAATTTCGATTAATTCTTCTTCGTTATTCGCAACTCCACCGCCTGTTCCTCCAAGGGTGAATGCGGGCCTTACAATTGCAGGGTATCCAAGTTCTTTGGTAGCTTCAATTGCTTCTTCAACACTGTGAACGGCTGCAGATTTTGCTATAGGCTGGTTAATTTCTTTCATTGCTTTATTGAATAAATCTCTATCTTCTGAAGTTTCAATTACGCTTTCTGTTGAACCCAAAAGTTCAACACCGTGTTTTTCCAAGATTCCGCGTTTTGAAAGTTCCATTGCAAGATTTAAACCAGTCTGACCACCCATTGTTGGGAGAATTGCATCAGGCTGTTCTTTTTCAATAATTTTTTCCAATATTTTTGGGGTCAATGGTTCCAAATAAACCTTGTCCGCAATGTTTGTGTCGGTTTGAATGGTTGCAGGGTTTGAATTTACTAAAATTGTATAAATGCCCTCTTCCTTTAAAGATTTACAAGCTTGAGAGCCAGAAAAGTCAAACTCCGCAGCTTGTCCGATAACAATGGGGCCCGAACCCAAAATCATTACCTTTTTTATATCCTCTCTTTTCAAAATTCCACCTTAGGATACCTTTTCCATATAATATGGTATTCTCGTTTTTAAACTCTATGATAATATAAAATTCAAA
This Methanococcus maripaludis C5 DNA region includes the following protein-coding sequences:
- the carB gene encoding carbamoyl-phosphate synthase large subunit, with amino-acid sequence MKREDIKKVMILGSGPIVIGQAAEFDFSGSQACKSLKEEGIYTILVNSNPATIQTDTNIADKVYLEPLTPKILEKIIEKEQPDAILPTMGGQTGLNLAMELSKRGILEKHGVELLGSTESVIETSEDRDLFNKAMKEINQPIAKSAAVHSVEEAIEATKELGYPAIVRPAFTLGGTGGGVANNEEELIEITKKGLKYSMIKQVLIDQSLLGWKEYEYEVMRDKNDTCIVVCNMENIDPMGIHTGESIVTAPSQTLSDEFHQRLRDASLQIIRHLKIEGGCNVQFAVNPEMTDYVVIEVNPRVSRSSALASKATGYPIAKIAAKIAIGRTLDEIQNDVTKETPASFEPTIDYVVVKIPRWPFDKFRTVGKKLGTSMKSTGEIMAIGRNLEEALQKAVRSLDIGRFGIIADGKDKEYSNSEIVDILEHATDERLFVIAYALDKGWSVDGICERTGINPFFIEKIKKIIDCKKELEVISRLPVADEKLKEILLKAKSLGFSDVQVSKIFSKTENEIRDLRKRLEVIPVYKMVDTCAAEFEAKTPYYYSAYERYFDEEQNESISSDRKKVIILGSGPIRIGQGVEFDYSTVHAIFALKELGIEAIIVNNNPETVSTDYDTSDKLYFEPLVYEEIMNIIENENKNGQLLGVIVQFGGQTAINLAMKLYNSGVNILGTSPQSIDLAEDRDQFIHVLEKLKIPQADGATAVSEEQALKVVEKIGYPALVRPSYVLGGRAMQIVYNTEDLKDYMREAVKVSSDHPILIDKFLEEAVEVDVDAVCDGESVFIGAIMEHIEEAGIHSGDSACVIPPQTLSKEVIEKIAEHTTKLALELGVIGLLNIQYAVKDGVVYIIEANPRASRTIPYVSKSVGVPLAKIATNAIMGKKLKEMGYSGLAKAKYVSVKEAVFPFLKLPGVDPVLSPEMKSTGEAIGIDQDFGKAFYKSQLSANMELPTSGTVFISVRNRDKDNITKIAKKYHNLGFEIVATRGTARELRLFDIPVREVRKISESMQNSVLDLMQKGEVDLLINTSSGDKAKTDGYYIRRAAVELNIPCMTTLQGAYAAIKAIEAIKSGELGVYSLNELEN
- a CDS encoding CBS domain-containing protein, translated to MKEQAIDIATKDVVTVNPDTPISKAVGIMENRKFHNLIIEKDDDIYLVTMHDLLLGNSVHQQVEDLMFKPFCVRMNTQVIDAAFEMINSGQRVAPVINENDELIGIITDYDVMRCASQSELLKDVKIDKIMTKSPVTIDIDESIGKARSLMMKYNIGRLVVLDADGKPIGMVTEDDIVKKVFKPKTKMTVGELTGDKMPRMAQPVSMIINKPLITADEDDSIAAVADLMEKQDIRGIPIFKNDILRGIVTRLDILKYLRDLRAESMVEVEIQGDFDEDQRELAERILFNEIKKIAIYSKKIHWIKLAVKKERDKGGVPNYSVKTYVKTPRKLYVAEGKPKLSSTKRIDWDGEEMELISEKQRWDFIEVLKDALDSVKKQISIDREKRQSKALNSGKKEIMAEEFSETPTENEE
- a CDS encoding archaeosine biosynthesis radical SAM protein RaSEA, translated to MSMTDYLKNIREKHLKKRKERNPDYPIAVWIQDDVFRDKTFGKSFTIILRTKGCKWAYESGGCTMCSYLMDASPAEITSENLKNQFDSAVEKYKDQLNKNMSIKLFTSGSFLDTFEIPLETREYIFKRIEEMGAKEVAIESRAEFVTPENMESIKNILSCNIEIGVGIESLNEKIRNVAIHKGAPTKAIENAFSVAKEYDVGIKAYILIKPPFISEKEAVADAIDTANRCIEMGCSRISFCPASIHKGTLIETLWKKNQYRPPFLWSILEILNEVKSKNPNALVMCDTAGVSSKRGAHNAIDCTCNDKIKDIFNEFTITQKIEKLDLDCECKKQWIEYMEYEQKNIVPLGDEKLI
- a CDS encoding histone family protein; this translates as MIPKGTVKRIMKENTEMNVSAESVAALVEILQEMVVTTTKIAEENAANDKRKTLKARDIEQCDAERLRKKVVEVSERTEKVNMLTNEILNVIANELERY